One Sagittula sp. P11 DNA window includes the following coding sequences:
- a CDS encoding MauE/DoxX family redox-associated membrane protein: MPRDTDSKSAQLYRMVMPGHVCPYGLKSKDLLERQGFEVEDHPLDTREDTDAFMEKHGVETTPQTFIGDERIGGYDDLRVFFDIDPPEEEQSDTTYQPVIAIFSVAALLALGLSWHQYGSVLTLRGFEWFISLSMTILAIQKLQDVEGFSTMFLNYDLLARKWVRYGKVYPFGEALAGVLMTAGALLWLSAPVALFIGTVGAVSVFKAVYIDKRELKCACVGGDSSVPLGFISLTENLMMIFMGIWMPVRAIWF; the protein is encoded by the coding sequence ATGCCCCGCGACACAGACAGTAAATCCGCGCAGCTTTATCGCATGGTCATGCCGGGCCATGTCTGCCCCTACGGTCTGAAATCGAAAGACCTGCTGGAGCGGCAAGGCTTCGAGGTGGAAGACCATCCGCTTGACACCCGTGAAGACACCGATGCTTTCATGGAGAAGCACGGGGTCGAGACGACGCCGCAGACTTTCATCGGGGACGAACGGATCGGCGGTTACGATGATCTCAGGGTGTTTTTCGACATTGACCCACCCGAGGAAGAGCAAAGCGACACGACCTACCAGCCGGTCATCGCGATCTTTTCCGTTGCCGCGCTGTTGGCATTGGGCCTGTCTTGGCACCAGTACGGGTCGGTCCTTACCTTGCGGGGGTTCGAATGGTTCATTTCGCTGTCCATGACCATTCTCGCGATCCAGAAATTGCAGGATGTCGAAGGGTTTTCGACGATGTTCCTCAACTACGATCTGCTGGCGCGCAAATGGGTGCGATACGGCAAGGTCTACCCGTTCGGCGAAGCGTTGGCAGGTGTCCTGATGACTGCCGGCGCGCTGCTGTGGCTCTCGGCGCCTGTCGCCCTGTTTATCGGCACGGTAGGCGCTGTCAGCGTGTTCAAGGCTGTTTATATCGACAAGAGAGAGCTGAAATGCGCCTGCGTCGGCGGTGACAGTTCCGTCCCGCTGGGGTTCATTTCGCTGACGGAAAACCTGATGATGATCTTCATGGGTATCTGGATGCCGGTCCGCGCGATCTGGTTCTGA
- a CDS encoding DsbA family protein: MRFRQAFTTVAIAALLPIPALADELSESRVKELVLEAIRENPEIVMEAVAILEQRQAQAQELSQAQVLNDQRDLIENDPNAPVLGNLEGDVTVVEFFDYNCPYCRRVKPEVRALIEDDPNIRLVYREWPILGDGSVFAAKAALAARKQDKYEEFHWAMMGLEGRAEEASVLRVAEEIGLDIAQLRKDMEAPEVEEHIATSMQLTQALGFNGTPSFVIGDALVPGFVEKAQLADLVEEARKVED; this comes from the coding sequence ATGCGTTTCAGACAAGCCTTCACGACGGTCGCGATAGCTGCCTTGCTTCCGATACCGGCACTCGCGGACGAACTGTCAGAGTCCCGGGTCAAGGAACTTGTGCTCGAGGCAATCCGCGAGAACCCGGAGATTGTCATGGAGGCCGTGGCGATCCTCGAACAAAGGCAGGCGCAAGCGCAGGAGCTCAGTCAGGCCCAAGTTCTGAATGACCAGCGCGATCTGATCGAGAACGATCCGAATGCGCCGGTTCTCGGCAACCTGGAAGGGGACGTCACTGTTGTGGAATTTTTCGACTACAACTGTCCCTATTGTCGGCGGGTCAAACCCGAGGTGCGGGCTTTGATCGAAGACGATCCCAACATTCGCCTCGTCTATCGTGAATGGCCCATTCTCGGAGACGGATCGGTGTTTGCCGCGAAAGCGGCCTTGGCAGCGCGCAAGCAGGACAAATACGAAGAGTTTCACTGGGCAATGATGGGGCTGGAAGGCCGCGCGGAAGAGGCCTCCGTGCTGCGCGTGGCCGAGGAGATCGGCCTGGATATCGCGCAGTTGCGCAAGGACATGGAGGCCCCCGAGGTCGAAGAGCACATTGCGACCTCCATGCAACTGACCCAAGCTCTGGGCTTTAACGGCACGCCGTCTTTCGTGATCGGGGATGCGCTGGTCCCGGGCTTCGTCGAAAAGGCGCAGCTTGCCGACTTGGTCGAGGAAGCCCGCAAAGTCGAAGACTGA
- a CDS encoding multicopper oxidase family protein yields the protein MRQTRRDFLRHATLAACAAAIPQSAFAATPFEDLIAKVARRQLLPDTYPETEIWGYDGLVPAPEIRVTQGDRVRRRFRNEVPDPSSVHWHGIRIDNAMDGVSGLTQEAVAPGGTFDYDFVVPDAGTYWYHAHNRSYEQVARGLRGALIVEEVDGPDIDREEVIVLEDWLLDPESGQLFDNFEQPMMMSHGGRTGNFITTNGRYDLTLPAQRNERIRLRIINAASARIFPLRLSGFSGWTVAVDGMPTGQPQSVDGELILGPAQRVDLIVDVTEDEGGTAQLLRIGDDDQLTPLVSFLVNGTASSVPRGKPLPLPPNPAAHAPDLADARDLRLVMSGGAMGRMESALLGGERLGFRQLAQAGKFWALNDVAEMTYTPLADLSLNEPVRLKIENQTVFPHAMHLHGMHFRELRPDGAFGPMRDTILLAGNESREIAFTADNPGKWLFHCHMLSHAASGMTTWIRVT from the coding sequence ATGAGACAAACACGTCGGGATTTCTTGCGCCATGCAACACTGGCGGCCTGCGCGGCGGCCATCCCGCAGTCGGCTTTTGCCGCGACCCCGTTCGAGGACCTGATTGCCAAGGTTGCACGTCGACAGCTTCTTCCGGACACCTACCCGGAAACAGAGATCTGGGGCTATGACGGCCTCGTTCCGGCCCCGGAAATCAGGGTCACACAAGGCGATCGGGTGCGTCGCAGGTTTCGCAACGAGGTACCCGATCCCAGTTCGGTTCACTGGCACGGAATCCGGATCGACAACGCGATGGATGGCGTTTCAGGGCTGACCCAAGAGGCCGTAGCGCCGGGTGGAACCTTTGACTACGACTTCGTCGTACCGGACGCGGGCACCTATTGGTATCACGCGCATAATCGCTCATACGAGCAAGTCGCGCGTGGTCTGCGCGGTGCCTTGATCGTCGAAGAGGTCGATGGACCGGACATCGACCGCGAGGAAGTCATCGTTCTGGAGGACTGGTTGCTCGACCCTGAGAGCGGGCAGCTGTTCGACAATTTCGAACAGCCCATGATGATGAGCCACGGTGGACGTACCGGCAACTTTATCACGACCAACGGGCGCTATGACCTGACCTTGCCCGCGCAGCGCAACGAGCGCATTCGCTTGCGGATCATCAACGCAGCAAGCGCTCGAATTTTCCCGCTGAGGCTCTCTGGATTCAGTGGCTGGACGGTGGCCGTGGATGGAATGCCAACCGGCCAACCCCAGTCGGTTGACGGCGAGTTGATCCTCGGCCCGGCACAGCGCGTCGACTTAATTGTGGATGTGACCGAAGACGAAGGCGGCACCGCCCAATTGCTTCGCATCGGCGATGATGATCAACTGACCCCGTTGGTGAGTTTTCTGGTCAACGGCACAGCCAGTTCAGTACCAAGAGGCAAGCCACTGCCGTTGCCGCCGAACCCCGCGGCACACGCCCCGGACCTTGCCGATGCGCGTGATTTGCGACTGGTCATGTCCGGCGGGGCAATGGGGCGAATGGAGTCCGCATTGCTTGGCGGGGAACGTCTTGGATTCCGTCAGCTTGCCCAAGCGGGCAAATTCTGGGCCCTGAATGATGTCGCCGAAATGACCTACACGCCACTGGCCGATCTATCCCTGAACGAGCCGGTGCGCCTGAAGATCGAGAACCAGACCGTTTTCCCACATGCGATGCACCTGCACGGGATGCATTTCCGCGAGCTGCGCCCCGACGGCGCGTTCGGGCCGATGCGGGACACGATCCTGTTGGCCGGCAACGAGTCCCGGGAGATCGCCTTTACGGCAGACAATCCCGGCAAGTGGCTGTTCCATTGCCACATGCTCAGCCACGCCGCATCTGGCATGACAACCTGGATACGGGTCACATGA
- a CDS encoding heavy metal translocating P-type ATPase has protein sequence MPEPKQISLPIEGMSCASCVGRVDRALNAIDGVEDVSVNLASETARMSVDALKRIPDIIESLRELGYPARKARAELTIAAMSCASCVGRVDKALAAVPGVVEVNVNLASETATVVYVEGLVTTSDLIESSGAAGYPATVATAQAGDDRVARKEEEAQALAKRVTFAAILALPVFLIEMGGHVIPAVHMLIETTIGQQTSWLLQFVLTTIVLFGPGRTFYTKGFPALFRGAPDMNSLVAVGTGAAYLYSVVATFVPSVLPDTLRTVYFEAAAVIVVLILLGRFLEARAKGRTGAAIQKLLGLQARTARVMRDGESVEIEIDALVQGDIVIVRPGERIAVDGEVIEGTSRVDESMLTGEPIPAEKGAGDTVTGGTVNGAGSLQFLATRVGADTTLAQIIRMVEEAQGAKLPIQGLVDRITLWFVPAVMAIAAATVLVWLFFGPDPALTMALVAGVSVLIIACPCAMGLATPTSIMVGTGRAAEMGVLFRKGDALQQLDSVDVVALDKTGTVTEGRPALTDLVLAEGFDRPTTLSKIAAVESLSEHPVADAIVRAARAEGAPLVAAEGFQSVTGYGVRAVVEDVEVLVGADRYMAREGIDVSALAPEETKIASKGRTALYAAIDGRVAAVIGVADPVKPASRAAIAALHEKGLAVAMITGDKRETAEAIARETGIDHVIAGVLPDGKVAALDSLRQGKKRIAFVGDGINDAPALAHADVGIAIGTGTDVAIESADVVLMSGDLRGVVNAFEVSRRTMRNIRQNLFWAFAYNVALIPVAAGVLYPAFGLLLSPILAAGAMALSSVFVLTNALRLRRIAPAMDEQRAIPAEMAAATPAPAE, from the coding sequence ATGCCCGAACCCAAACAGATCAGCCTGCCGATCGAAGGCATGTCATGCGCGTCCTGCGTTGGCAGGGTCGATCGCGCATTGAATGCAATCGACGGCGTAGAGGATGTGTCGGTGAACCTTGCCTCGGAAACTGCTCGCATGAGCGTGGACGCGCTCAAGCGCATTCCCGACATCATCGAATCCCTTCGCGAGCTGGGCTACCCCGCGCGGAAGGCCAGGGCCGAACTCACGATTGCAGCGATGTCCTGTGCCTCTTGCGTCGGGCGGGTCGATAAGGCGCTTGCCGCGGTGCCCGGGGTGGTCGAGGTGAACGTCAACCTCGCCTCAGAGACGGCGACGGTCGTTTACGTCGAAGGTCTTGTCACGACATCCGATCTGATCGAATCAAGCGGCGCGGCAGGGTATCCAGCAACCGTGGCAACGGCCCAGGCCGGTGACGACAGAGTTGCGCGCAAGGAGGAAGAGGCTCAGGCGCTTGCCAAACGGGTCACCTTTGCGGCCATCCTCGCCTTGCCGGTCTTCCTGATCGAAATGGGTGGCCACGTCATTCCGGCCGTTCATATGCTGATCGAGACCACGATTGGCCAGCAGACGAGTTGGCTTCTTCAGTTCGTGCTGACGACAATCGTTCTCTTCGGCCCGGGCCGGACGTTTTACACCAAGGGTTTCCCGGCCTTGTTCCGGGGTGCCCCCGACATGAACAGCCTCGTCGCGGTCGGCACCGGGGCGGCTTACCTTTATTCCGTGGTTGCGACATTCGTACCGTCGGTCCTGCCTGACACGCTGCGCACCGTCTATTTCGAGGCGGCAGCGGTCATCGTCGTTCTGATCCTTCTGGGGCGGTTTCTTGAAGCGCGCGCCAAGGGGAGAACGGGCGCGGCCATCCAGAAGCTATTAGGGCTTCAGGCGCGGACTGCACGCGTGATGCGGGACGGAGAAAGCGTCGAGATCGAGATCGATGCGCTGGTTCAGGGTGACATCGTCATCGTGCGCCCTGGTGAACGCATCGCGGTCGATGGCGAGGTCATCGAGGGGACCAGCCGCGTCGACGAAAGCATGCTGACAGGCGAGCCGATCCCCGCTGAAAAAGGTGCCGGAGATACGGTGACCGGCGGGACGGTCAACGGCGCCGGAAGCCTGCAGTTCCTCGCCACGCGGGTCGGCGCCGACACGACCCTGGCGCAGATTATTCGCATGGTCGAAGAGGCCCAGGGCGCCAAACTGCCGATCCAGGGATTGGTCGACCGGATCACCTTGTGGTTCGTGCCTGCCGTGATGGCGATCGCGGCGGCGACCGTGCTGGTCTGGCTGTTTTTCGGGCCTGATCCGGCCCTGACGATGGCGCTGGTCGCCGGTGTGTCGGTGCTCATCATCGCGTGCCCCTGCGCGATGGGGCTTGCGACGCCGACCTCGATCATGGTCGGGACGGGACGTGCTGCGGAAATGGGTGTCCTGTTCCGTAAAGGTGACGCCTTGCAGCAACTTGATTCCGTTGATGTGGTCGCCCTCGACAAAACAGGCACGGTGACCGAGGGGCGACCCGCACTGACTGACCTTGTGCTGGCGGAAGGGTTCGATCGCCCAACAACGCTCTCGAAGATCGCTGCCGTGGAGTCGCTCTCCGAGCATCCTGTCGCGGACGCCATCGTGCGGGCCGCGCGGGCCGAGGGCGCACCTCTTGTGGCGGCCGAAGGCTTTCAATCGGTCACAGGTTACGGCGTGCGCGCCGTGGTCGAAGACGTGGAGGTGTTGGTTGGGGCCGACCGCTACATGGCGCGCGAAGGCATTGACGTCTCGGCATTGGCTCCAGAGGAAACGAAAATCGCAAGCAAGGGTCGCACGGCGCTTTACGCTGCCATAGATGGGCGTGTCGCCGCCGTGATCGGCGTGGCCGATCCGGTCAAACCGGCAAGCCGCGCAGCCATCGCAGCGCTGCACGAAAAGGGTCTTGCGGTTGCGATGATCACCGGCGACAAACGCGAAACCGCCGAAGCCATCGCCCGCGAAACCGGTATCGACCACGTCATCGCCGGCGTCCTGCCGGACGGCAAGGTTGCGGCGCTCGACAGTTTGCGCCAAGGGAAAAAGCGCATCGCCTTTGTCGGCGACGGGATCAACGACGCCCCGGCGCTGGCGCATGCCGATGTGGGCATCGCCATTGGAACCGGCACCGATGTGGCCATCGAATCTGCGGATGTCGTCCTGATGTCGGGCGATTTGCGCGGCGTGGTGAACGCCTTCGAAGTATCGCGGCGGACCATGCGCAACATCCGGCAGAACCTGTTCTGGGCCTTTGCCTACAACGTGGCACTTATTCCGGTCGCTGCCGGGGTGCTCTATCCGGCCTTTGGGTTGCTCCTGTCACCAATCCTTGCGGCGGGTGCGATGGCGTTGTCCTCGGTGTTTGTTCTGACCAATGCCCTGCGGCTGCGGCGCATCGCGCCTGCGATGGACGAGCAGCGCGCAATCCCGGCAGAGATGGCAGCCGCCACTCCTGCTCCAGCAGAATAA
- a CDS encoding heavy-metal-associated domain-containing protein, with translation MKFSVPDMSCGHCTAAIESAVKSADPNAGVECDLSARQVHVDSVLPADQVQAIIRDAGYNVEPAAA, from the coding sequence ATGAAGTTCAGCGTTCCGGACATGAGCTGTGGGCATTGCACCGCAGCAATCGAAAGCGCGGTGAAGAGCGCAGATCCGAATGCAGGCGTAGAATGTGACCTTTCTGCCCGACAGGTGCATGTCGACAGCGTGTTACCAGCCGATCAGGTCCAAGCGATCATTCGGGATGCGGGCTACAACGTGGAACCTGCGGCCGCTTGA
- a CDS encoding cytochrome c, producing the protein MRRFLTLVSGAAVLGAASLGVVIAWPVGSAVTPIAIEGNVDRGAYLARASGCIACHTNFEAGGAPLAGGAPLETPFGTFYPPNLTTDPEHGMGEWTAEQFAKAVRQGIGPDGTPYYPSFPYTFYADFSDQDIADLWAAFQTVPPVDEPAPENDVSFPFDQRWGLKLWRAAFFYDPDTEPIEGRSDAWNRGRELVRGAAHCGACHTPRNLAGGRDIGASFAGNAQLPGGSKAPAIRPKDLVKNDWTVSNLAYALQTGITPSGDAFGGSMAEVVREGTRFLTPADREAMALFLLNKDTVEAENPASN; encoded by the coding sequence ATGCGCCGGTTCTTGACACTCGTCAGCGGGGCCGCCGTGCTGGGCGCGGCCAGCCTCGGCGTCGTGATTGCATGGCCTGTCGGCAGTGCAGTGACTCCGATTGCAATAGAGGGCAATGTCGACCGGGGCGCATATCTGGCGCGCGCCAGTGGGTGCATTGCCTGTCATACCAATTTTGAAGCGGGCGGCGCACCACTTGCCGGAGGGGCGCCGCTCGAAACCCCGTTCGGAACGTTCTACCCGCCCAACCTGACGACAGACCCGGAACATGGCATGGGCGAATGGACGGCAGAACAGTTCGCAAAAGCCGTGCGGCAAGGCATCGGCCCCGATGGAACGCCGTACTATCCGTCTTTCCCGTACACCTTCTATGCGGATTTTTCTGATCAGGATATCGCTGACCTCTGGGCGGCGTTTCAAACCGTGCCGCCCGTGGACGAGCCTGCACCAGAAAATGATGTCAGCTTCCCATTCGACCAACGATGGGGGCTGAAGCTCTGGCGAGCGGCGTTCTTCTACGATCCGGATACCGAACCGATTGAAGGGCGAAGCGACGCATGGAATCGAGGACGGGAATTGGTGCGCGGTGCGGCACATTGCGGAGCCTGCCATACGCCGCGCAATCTTGCGGGAGGCCGCGATATCGGTGCTTCCTTTGCAGGCAACGCCCAGCTTCCCGGTGGCAGCAAGGCCCCCGCGATACGGCCAAAAGACCTGGTCAAAAATGACTGGACGGTTTCAAACCTCGCTTATGCGCTCCAGACCGGCATCACCCCTTCGGGCGATGCTTTCGGCGGCAGCATGGCGGAAGTGGTTCGCGAGGGAACTCGGTTTCTGACACCTGCCGATCGCGAAGCGATGGCGCTTTTCCTGCTGAACAAGGACACGGTCGAGGCGGAGAACCCCGCGTCGAACTAA
- a CDS encoding cytochrome c, with the protein MKYLVWSLPITVAAAAFTYWLSTSASSDVGSASRAESYDIEEGALLYAENCASCHGAGLEGQPEWRTPGADGRLPAPPHDETGHTWHHPDSLLFDYTKLGGAALLARQGVEFDSGMPGFADVLTDQQIHNILAFIRSTWPDRIREVQAARTEADEQRGEN; encoded by the coding sequence ATGAAATATCTCGTTTGGTCCCTTCCGATCACTGTCGCAGCAGCCGCCTTCACGTATTGGCTCTCGACCAGTGCATCCTCGGATGTCGGCAGCGCGTCCAGGGCGGAGAGCTACGACATCGAAGAAGGCGCGTTGCTCTACGCAGAAAACTGTGCGTCTTGTCATGGCGCGGGTCTGGAAGGCCAGCCGGAATGGCGAACGCCCGGCGCGGATGGGCGCCTGCCAGCACCACCACATGATGAGACGGGTCACACCTGGCATCATCCTGACAGCCTGCTCTTCGATTACACAAAACTGGGGGGTGCGGCGCTTCTGGCGCGTCAGGGCGTCGAATTCGACAGTGGCATGCCCGGTTTCGCAGACGTGCTGACCGACCAGCAAATTCACAACATCCTGGCCTTCATCCGGTCCACCTGGCCAGACCGCATCCGCGAAGTCCAGGCCGCGCGGACAGAAGCCGACGAACAACGGGGAGAGAACTAA
- a CDS encoding L,D-transpeptidase, which translates to MQNFTRRELICAGAMGCFLPTTAWAHKVKLPERFEPQLVNTRRGDWVKGDVHVVPDDFFLYFMLEDGMAIRYGVGVGRKGLYEPGEFTVARKAKWPWWRPTNAMIRREPRKYAKYKDGLKGGPNNPLGARALYLYDAEGRDTYLRIHGTNAPETIGSAVSNGCARLTNEHVKDLYERVEMGARVILYPKVTTA; encoded by the coding sequence ATGCAGAATTTCACGAGACGAGAATTGATTTGTGCCGGAGCGATGGGTTGCTTTCTGCCCACAACTGCCTGGGCCCACAAAGTCAAATTGCCCGAACGGTTCGAACCACAATTGGTAAACACCCGTCGTGGTGACTGGGTTAAAGGCGATGTCCACGTCGTTCCCGACGATTTTTTCCTTTATTTCATGCTCGAGGACGGGATGGCGATCCGCTACGGGGTCGGGGTAGGGCGCAAAGGTTTGTACGAACCCGGAGAGTTCACGGTAGCGCGCAAGGCCAAATGGCCATGGTGGCGGCCAACGAACGCCATGATCCGGCGCGAGCCACGCAAATACGCAAAGTACAAGGATGGACTGAAAGGCGGGCCAAACAACCCGCTCGGGGCCCGCGCGCTCTATCTCTACGATGCCGAGGGACGCGATACCTATCTTCGCATTCATGGAACGAACGCCCCGGAGACAATTGGGTCTGCCGTGTCGAATGGATGCGCGCGGTTGACGAATGAACATGTGAAGGATCTGTACGAACGCGTTGAAATGGGCGCCCGCGTCATCCTGTATCCCAAAGTGACAACGGCGTGA
- a CDS encoding multicopper oxidase family protein — MTVALTGTRLPAATHELILAPQSIKAHLAGYDVSMLGFNGGLPGPEVRMRQGQTARITLDNRLEEGALVHWHGLRVPNRMDGVNVLTQDVVIPGDSYRYQFGVPDAGTYWYHSHYLSYDQVSRGLFGAFIVEEQNAPAVDHDIVVQFFDVLLDQFGQYDEGFNPAHFATEGRIGNTVTALVSNGTSKNVRQGDRLRLRLINPSIDRVYRVGLDGLAGKIVALDGMPLAQPQTLEPILLAPGQRCDVIGDATGPIRFDDSFGERTLSLGEIAVSGSREPAKAPITALPANRMPAPQDPGQTAELVLQGGAGSASHNGTGTWALNDVSGLPRTPFLSVAQGTTARISIRNETGFPHVMHLHGHHFWELDAAGKAGPYRDSTYLDIGETRDILVVLGNPGSWMLHCHMLSHQADGMATWIRVG; from the coding sequence ATGACCGTTGCGCTGACTGGTACCCGCTTGCCAGCAGCGACACACGAGTTGATCCTCGCGCCCCAATCGATCAAGGCGCACCTTGCTGGGTACGACGTGTCGATGTTGGGCTTCAACGGTGGTCTGCCGGGCCCAGAAGTCAGAATGCGACAAGGACAAACCGCCCGCATTACCCTCGATAACCGATTGGAGGAGGGCGCTCTCGTTCACTGGCATGGGTTGCGGGTTCCAAATCGGATGGATGGTGTCAACGTCCTCACTCAGGATGTGGTCATTCCGGGCGACTCGTATCGTTATCAATTCGGCGTCCCGGATGCCGGCACGTATTGGTATCACTCGCATTACCTGTCTTACGATCAGGTCAGCCGCGGTCTTTTCGGCGCCTTCATCGTCGAGGAGCAAAATGCGCCGGCTGTCGACCATGACATCGTTGTTCAGTTCTTCGATGTCTTGTTGGATCAGTTCGGACAGTACGACGAAGGGTTCAACCCGGCTCATTTCGCGACCGAGGGCCGTATCGGCAATACGGTCACGGCGCTTGTTTCCAATGGAACCAGCAAGAATGTGAGACAAGGCGACCGCCTGCGCTTGCGCCTGATAAATCCCTCTATCGACAGGGTTTACCGTGTCGGGCTGGACGGTCTGGCAGGCAAGATCGTTGCACTGGATGGTATGCCCCTGGCGCAGCCACAGACACTCGAACCCATCCTCCTAGCTCCGGGGCAAAGATGCGATGTGATTGGTGATGCGACCGGGCCTATTAGATTTGACGACAGCTTTGGAGAGCGGACGTTGAGCCTTGGCGAAATCGCTGTTTCCGGCTCTCGTGAGCCTGCGAAAGCGCCCATCACCGCGTTGCCCGCCAACCGAATGCCCGCCCCGCAAGACCCCGGCCAAACCGCGGAGCTGGTGCTTCAGGGAGGTGCGGGAAGCGCGTCCCACAACGGCACAGGGACGTGGGCGCTCAATGACGTATCGGGCCTGCCTCGAACCCCTTTCCTATCCGTCGCGCAGGGGACGACCGCGCGCATTTCGATCCGCAACGAAACCGGGTTTCCACACGTCATGCATCTGCATGGCCACCATTTCTGGGAACTCGATGCGGCGGGGAAAGCCGGTCCATACCGGGACTCGACCTATCTGGATATCGGCGAGACGCGGGATATTCTCGTCGTCTTGGGCAATCCGGGATCCTGGATGCTGCATTGCCACATGTTGAGCCACCAAGCCGACGGTATGGCAACGTGGATCAGAGTCGGCTGA
- the cueR gene encoding Cu(I)-responsive transcriptional regulator produces the protein MNIGDVARQSGVPAKTIRYYEDIGLIRPNRSENGYRAFTENHVHKLAFLGRARALGFTIEDCRTLLSLYEDENRESMQVKAVAEDHLRQIEEKIAKLQSMRATLAELVEKCAGDHRPDCPIIEDLSPERLAK, from the coding sequence ATGAACATCGGAGACGTTGCCCGACAATCGGGTGTGCCCGCCAAGACGATCCGCTACTACGAGGACATCGGTCTGATCCGCCCGAACCGTAGCGAGAACGGCTATCGCGCGTTCACCGAGAACCACGTTCACAAGCTGGCGTTTCTGGGTCGCGCACGGGCCTTGGGGTTCACCATCGAAGATTGCAGGACGCTCCTGTCGCTCTACGAGGATGAAAACCGCGAAAGCATGCAAGTGAAGGCGGTTGCGGAAGACCATCTGCGCCAGATCGAGGAAAAGATCGCGAAACTGCAATCCATGCGCGCGACGCTCGCCGAACTGGTGGAAAAATGTGCCGGGGATCACCGGCCCGACTGCCCCATCATCGAGGATCTGTCGCCGGAGCGGTTGGCCAAGTGA
- a CDS encoding DUF305 domain-containing protein, with product MHYSRFFMMIGTSTVVMFVLMYLNTYLWGHIFFSETRLYMAILMGATMAVIMLAYMLSMYQNTKANIAIFVGAIVLFAASLWLVRGQFTVQDRSYMRAMIPHHSIAIMTSTRAEITDPRVRGLADDIIYAQDKEIAEMRYLIADIGANGEASATRSETPAQVVDAQQALQTEVVSKVDPEFLTEDEIAAVFPNGGNCRFAYTSDSPAVLVTGETGEGSAAAMKISGDLVRLNAQGENAFSEGPLSAEIAETNGDLTDLIVSAGTDYEAGFRGQLTCSG from the coding sequence ATGCACTACTCACGATTCTTTATGATGATCGGAACATCGACCGTGGTCATGTTCGTTCTGATGTACCTGAACACCTATCTTTGGGGCCATATCTTCTTTTCGGAGACACGCCTTTACATGGCCATCCTGATGGGGGCGACCATGGCCGTGATCATGTTGGCGTACATGTTGTCCATGTATCAGAACACCAAAGCCAACATTGCGATTTTCGTTGGCGCAATAGTCCTTTTCGCGGCGAGCCTCTGGCTGGTTCGCGGGCAATTCACGGTGCAGGACAGGTCCTACATGCGCGCCATGATCCCGCACCACTCGATCGCCATCATGACGTCGACTCGTGCCGAGATCACCGACCCGCGCGTCCGGGGGCTCGCAGACGACATTATCTATGCGCAGGACAAGGAAATCGCCGAAATGCGCTACCTTATTGCTGACATTGGAGCAAACGGCGAAGCATCGGCCACGCGAAGCGAAACGCCGGCGCAGGTTGTGGATGCGCAACAGGCGCTTCAAACGGAGGTCGTGTCGAAGGTCGATCCTGAGTTTCTGACGGAAGACGAAATCGCTGCGGTGTTCCCGAATGGCGGAAATTGCCGCTTTGCTTACACCTCGGACAGTCCGGCTGTACTGGTGACTGGTGAAACCGGCGAAGGGTCTGCAGCCGCAATGAAGATCAGCGGTGATCTGGTGCGCCTGAATGCGCAGGGCGAAAATGCATTTTCTGAAGGCCCGCTGTCGGCCGAGATCGCAGAGACGAACGGTGACCTGACCGATCTGATCGTCAGCGCGGGAACCGACTACGAAGCCGGGTTCCGTGGTCAACTTACGTGCAGCGGATAA